The Micromonospora sp. NBC_00421 genome contains a region encoding:
- a CDS encoding monovalent cation/H+ antiporter complex subunit F, producing MIVVLAVVLTVLLSTTALLALARIYRGPSLLDRVIAADLLLATMLGAVGAEAAVNRHATTLPVLVVLSLLGFVGSVALVRFAAREES from the coding sequence GTGATCGTCGTCCTCGCCGTCGTCCTGACCGTGCTGTTGTCGACCACCGCGCTGCTGGCGCTGGCCCGGATCTACCGGGGCCCGTCGCTGCTGGACCGGGTCATCGCCGCCGATCTGCTGCTCGCCACCATGCTCGGCGCGGTCGGCGCGGAGGCGGCGGTGAACCGGCACGCCACCACGCTGCCGGTGCTCGTGGTGCTCTCCCTGCTCGGTTTCGTCGGCTCGGTCGCCCTGGTCCGGTTCGCCGCCCGGGAGGAATCGTGA
- a CDS encoding Na+/H+ antiporter subunit D produces the protein MTRLLPLPVVVPLLGAALTLILVNRPRVQRAISVVALGTNLVVAVLLLVRAYRHGPVVVEVGGWHAPVGIVLVADQLAALMLVVSSAVTLCVLLYSVGQGRAETSESAPVSIFHPTYLVLTAGICNAFLAGDLFNLFVGFEILLAASFVLITLGGTEARLRTGSTYVVVSILSSMIFLAAVGLVYAATGTLNLAQLAGRLDALPDGVRLALQLMLLLAFGIKAALFPLSAWLPDSYPTAPAPVTAVFAGLLTKVGVYAVIRTQTLLFPGTEVANLLMVGAGLTMVIGVLGAVAQSDLKRLFSFTLVSHIGYMIFGVALSTTAALSGAIFYVVHHITIQTTLFLVAGLVEERAGSTDLRRLGGLARVAPLLAVLFFVPAMNLAGIPPFSGFLGKVGLLQAGVAHGGPLPWVLVVAGTVTSLLTLYATSRVWNIAFWRAPQLATADPVSRLPRLMVGATTALVVLGLALTVAAGPLFRVTADAATDLRLRTPYVRAVLPGGSP, from the coding sequence GGTGGTGGTGCCGCTGCTCGGCGCGGCGCTCACCCTGATCCTGGTGAACCGCCCCCGGGTGCAGCGGGCCATCAGTGTGGTCGCGCTCGGCACCAACCTGGTCGTCGCGGTGCTGCTGCTGGTGCGGGCGTACCGGCATGGGCCGGTGGTGGTCGAGGTGGGCGGCTGGCACGCACCTGTCGGCATCGTGCTGGTCGCCGACCAGCTCGCCGCGCTGATGCTGGTGGTCTCCTCGGCGGTCACGCTCTGCGTGCTGCTCTACTCGGTCGGCCAGGGGCGCGCGGAGACCAGCGAGTCCGCGCCGGTGAGCATCTTCCACCCGACGTACCTGGTGCTGACGGCTGGGATCTGCAACGCGTTCCTCGCCGGTGACCTGTTCAACCTCTTCGTCGGCTTCGAGATCCTGCTCGCGGCGAGCTTCGTGCTGATCACCCTGGGCGGCACCGAGGCCCGGCTCCGCACCGGCTCGACGTACGTGGTGGTCAGCATCCTCTCCTCGATGATCTTCCTGGCCGCGGTGGGACTGGTGTACGCGGCCACCGGCACCCTCAACCTGGCGCAGCTCGCCGGCCGGCTCGACGCGCTGCCCGACGGCGTACGGCTGGCGTTGCAGTTGATGCTGCTGCTCGCCTTCGGCATCAAGGCGGCGCTCTTCCCGCTCTCCGCCTGGCTGCCGGACAGCTACCCGACCGCGCCGGCCCCGGTCACCGCCGTCTTCGCCGGCCTGCTCACCAAGGTCGGCGTCTATGCGGTCATCCGGACCCAGACCCTGCTCTTCCCCGGCACCGAGGTGGCCAACCTGCTGATGGTGGGGGCCGGGTTGACCATGGTGATCGGCGTGCTCGGCGCGGTGGCCCAGTCGGATCTGAAGCGGCTCTTCTCGTTCACCCTGGTCAGCCACATCGGCTACATGATCTTCGGGGTGGCGCTGAGCACCACCGCCGCGCTCTCCGGCGCGATCTTCTACGTGGTGCACCACATCACCATCCAGACCACGCTGTTCCTGGTCGCCGGCCTGGTCGAGGAGCGGGCCGGCAGCACCGACCTGCGTCGGCTCGGCGGGTTGGCCCGGGTCGCCCCGCTGCTGGCGGTGCTCTTCTTCGTCCCCGCGATGAACCTGGCCGGCATCCCGCCGTTCTCCGGTTTCCTCGGCAAGGTCGGCCTGCTCCAGGCCGGGGTGGCACACGGCGGCCCGCTGCCCTGGGTGCTTGTCGTCGCCGGAACGGTGACCAGCCTGCTCACCCTCTACGCCACGTCCCGGGTGTGGAACATCGCGTTCTGGCGGGCCCCACAGCTGGCCACCGCCGACCCGGTGTCCCGGTTGCCCCGGCTGATGGTCGGGGCCACCACCGCCCTGGTGGTGCTGGGGCTGGCCCTCACCGTCGCCGCCGGCCCGCTGTTCCGGGTCACCGCCGACGCCGCCACCGACCTGCGGCTACGCACCCCGTACGTGCGGGCCGTCCTGCCCGGCGGGTCGCCGTGA
- a CDS encoding Na+/H+ antiporter subunit E yields the protein MTGASAPRRTGRRRDQLIALGWLVVIWNLLWGHFSPANLLTGVLVGGAVLLFFPLPPVSFGGRLRPRALLVLAGTFVVELVSASIHVAAIAVRPGFRPRGAIIGVPLRIRTDLNLALTAELLSLVPGTLIVEVDRDAGVLYVHVLDVRSPADLTGSRDRILAVEERIVRAVGSNAELRQLTTEPTEAP from the coding sequence GTGACCGGCGCGTCGGCACCGCGGCGTACCGGACGCCGCCGGGACCAGCTCATCGCCCTCGGCTGGTTGGTCGTCATCTGGAACCTGCTGTGGGGGCACTTCTCCCCGGCCAACCTCCTCACCGGCGTGCTTGTCGGCGGCGCGGTGCTGCTGTTCTTCCCGCTCCCGCCGGTCTCCTTCGGCGGCCGGTTGCGGCCCCGGGCGCTGCTGGTGCTCGCCGGCACCTTCGTGGTCGAACTGGTCAGCGCCAGCATCCACGTCGCCGCCATCGCCGTGCGCCCCGGTTTCCGCCCGCGCGGCGCGATCATCGGGGTGCCGCTGCGGATCCGCACCGACCTGAACCTGGCGCTCACCGCCGAGCTGCTCTCCCTGGTGCCGGGCACCCTGATCGTCGAGGTGGACCGGGACGCCGGCGTGCTCTACGTGCACGTGCTCGACGTGCGTTCGCCGGCCGACCTGACCGGCAGCCGGGACCGGATCCTCGCCGTCGAGGAACGCATCGTCCGGGCCGTCGGCTCGAACGCCGAGTTGCGGCAGCTCACCACCGAACCCACGGAGGCACCGTGA
- the mnhG gene encoding monovalent cation/H(+) antiporter subunit G — protein MSVGTVLDWLAAVALVAGALLSLVAGIGVLRFPDVLDRMHAATKPQVLGVLLLLVGLALRLRTTADLGMIVLVGVFQLATAPVAAQMIGRAAYRSGRVDRSLLDVDELAEPEPERRPRAGG, from the coding sequence GTGAGCGTGGGTACGGTGCTCGACTGGCTGGCCGCCGTCGCCCTGGTCGCCGGGGCGCTGCTCAGCCTCGTCGCCGGGATCGGCGTGCTGCGCTTCCCGGACGTGCTGGACCGGATGCACGCCGCCACCAAACCCCAGGTGCTCGGGGTGCTGCTGCTGCTCGTCGGCTTGGCGCTGCGGCTGCGTACCACCGCCGATCTGGGCATGATCGTGCTGGTCGGGGTGTTCCAGTTGGCCACCGCGCCGGTGGCCGCCCAGATGATCGGCCGGGCCGCCTACCGGTCGGGCCGGGTCGACCGCAGCCTGCTCGACGTCGACGAGTTGGCCGAGCCCGAACCCGAGCGCCGGCCGCGGGCTGGTGGATAG